CGACTATTTTGTCGATGGTTCCTCCTCCATTGCTAAAAGACTTAATATTCCCAGCATCGTTATTGGTTTAACTTTAGTCGCATTTGGTACAAGTGCCCCTGAATTAGCGGTCAGTATTTCTGGCTCAATTAACGAAGCTAATGGCATTGTTTTTGGAAACGTTGTCGGTTCAAACATTGTTAATATTCTTTTTATTTTAGGACTCTCTGCCTTTATAACACCAATTAACATTAAAACAAAAACCATTTTTAAAGAAATGCCTTTTGCCATTTTAACTACAATTGCAATGATGCTCATGGTAATGGATGGATTAATAAATGGTGATCCAGTTAGTACTATTTCTCGATCTGAAGGATGGATTCTGCTATTGTTCTTCGCCATTTATCTCTATTCGATGGTCGAAATTACAATTAGTGATAATGAAGAATCGCAAGAACAAATCCCTATCATGCCAATCGCCAAAAGTATTTTTTTCACCATCAGTGGTCTTATTGCCATAATTTGGGGAGCCGATTTAGTTGTTAAAGGGGCAATTGAAATTGCTACGATTATGGGTTTATCTGAAACAGTCATCGGTTTAACAATTGTAGCAATAGGAACGTCACTACCCGAACTGATTACATCAGTAATGGCGGCAAAGAAAGGGGAAAATGATATTGCAGTTGGAAATATTGTTGGGTCCTGCATTTTTAATGTCCTGCTTGTGCTCGGAATTTCCGGCGTGATTTACCCGATTAATATTAGTCCTGAAAACTATAGTGATCTCTGGATATTACTTGTCTCAATGCTGATTGTTGTTCCCATGATGTATACCTCAAAAAAAATCAGCCGCTGCGAAGGTATCTTAATGATATTCGGTTATGTCGGCTACACTGCCTTTATTATCGCTCGAACAGCACTGAGTTAGAGACCAACAATTCAATTTTCACTGTGAATATTTTTTAATTTGGACGCAAAAAAGAACTGTTTCTTTATCAGTTGATTCTGATTTAGACAGTTCCGCATTTTATTATTATTAAATTAGCTACACTTAGGTGATATTTAAAATGACATCATTCGCCCATTTAATAGCCTCTCGATAAGCATGATAGATAGAATAATCTTCAATATTTAATGTTTCCGAAATGGCCTCAACAACAGGCCAGTTTCCTTGTTCATAAGAAATCATTAATTCGTAAATAGGAAATAATATACCCTCACCGTGAATGAGCGCATCTAATATGGATTGCGGTAATGAGACCTCCGAAAGCACTTCAGACATTGGCTGATCCATAATTGCATCTAGCGTACTAAATAAGCCCATTACCGCCGATTCATGCTCTAACGACAGCATTTTCGCCCGTTTGGCAAGAGACTCCGCAAAACGAGTACGAATAAGTGATATTTTGATAAGTTCTTTCGGTTTATCTTTCCCCAAATCATGGATCATTAAAATACTGATCCATCGTTCAAATTCCCTAAGTCCGATATAACTAAGAGCAAATTTAATGGAACTGATCAGCTCACTTCCAGCTCGAAAACTAGCTAATCTTAATAATCGATAAGATAGTGTAACATCCTGTTCAATGAGATCCGCCAGCAAATCAAAGGACGGTTCGTCTTTATTAATCTCAGCCATTAGACGCAGGTATTGAATTTGTGATGGTGAGGTATTAAATGATCGTCCCGCAATACTGGGTTTACTGAAAAAATAGCCTTGAAATAGTTTAAAGCCCATTTCTTTGGCTTTTAAAAACTCTTCAAGGGTTTCAACTTTTTCTGCCAGCAAGATCTTTCCCTGTGCAATTCCAGTAGCAATATCAGAAACAATCGTATCAAGAGGAGTAACCATGATGTCATATTTAATAATATCCGCCAATGGCGTAAGTGGATAAGTTTGATAAGTTTGGGCAAAATCGTCTAAAGCAATGCTATATCCATTTTTTTTGATATCTGTTAATCGGTCAACAAGATGACTGCTTACTTCAATATTCTCGAGCATTTCAACGATCATTCGCTCTGGTTTAATTAATTCAAGTGCATTAGAATGAATAAATATTTCATCAAAATTAATAAAGGCTATCTTATCTTCAATAAGGCTGTCAAGACCGGATTCAAACAAGCCTGTAATGACCATCGCCGTTGCTCCTTGAGATGAAATCCCTCCAAATTGGGTTGAGTTGCTATTGAGCCGAAAGAGCAGCTCATATCCATAGACTTCAAGCTCGTTATTAAAAATAGGCTGCCTTGCGATAAACATAGGACCTCCAGAGTAATCTTCATCTTTACTTTGTAATGATATGATCATAATTAACAATGGTATAATCATATCATTTTGTTTCATTTAATACAAGATTTTTGCATAATTAATTTTTTATTTTTAAATTATTTCGATAACCATAACCAATCAATTTATACTTATGACCTCAAGAAATACTTAAAAGAACTTCATTTGCCCATTGTATTGCTTTCCGATAATCATGATAGAGAATATGCTCTTCAATATTTAATTCCTGCGAAACTCGAGAGGTTGTTTTCCAGTCGCCTTTTTCATAAGCCAACATCAATTGATAAATAGGATATAAAAATCCCCTTTCTTTAAGCAGGGCATCGTAAATTGAGGGTGGTATACTAATTCCTTTGAGCGCATCATCCATCGATTGATCTAAAATACCATCTAATACACTAAATAACCCCATCATCGACGCTTCGTGTTGCGAAGAAACTGTCATATTAGCGCGTCTCGCTAATGATTCTGCAAAGCGACTACGAATAATAGATATTTTCATCAGTTCAAGGGGTTTGTCTTTTACCAGATCATGTAACATTAAAATATTAAGCCAACGTTCGATCTTATTAAGACCAATATAGGTCAAAGCAAATTGTATTGAAGTTACAAAATCGTGTTTTGCTCGAACGCTGGCCATTCGAACAACCTGATAGGCCAAAGTAACATCCTGCTGAATAAGATCAGCCAAAACATTATAGGAAGGATCTTCTTTTTTTAACTCTGAAATTAATAGAAAATATTGATTTTTTGTAAGTGATTTACTGGCAGAATAACCCGCAATAATGGGTTTACTGAAAAAATAACCTTGAAAAAGAGAAAAACCCATATTCTTGGCTTGTCTAAATTCATTTTGAGTTTCCACCTTTTCTGCTAAAAGAATCTTACCCTGTTTGATCGCTAATATGACGTCATTTTTAATTGTTTCCAGAGGTGTTATCATCAAATCATATTTAATGATATCCGCTAACGAAGTTAAAGGATAACTTTGATAGTCTTCTTCAAAATCGTCTAAAGCAATTTTATAACCTTTCTCTTTGATTATTTTCAAACGTTCCAATAAAATATCATTAATTTTGATTTTTTCAAGCATTTCCACGACTAATCGGTCAGGTTTGATCAACTCTATAGCGTTGGAATGAATAAATATTTCATCGAAATTAATAAAAGCTAACTTATCTTCTACAATATTTTCAATCCCAGATTCAAATAATCCCGTAATAACGGCAGCCGTCGCACCTCTGGATGAAACGCCGCCAAATTGATTGGAGTGATGTGTCAGACGAAAAAGCAACTCATATCCATATACTTCCAACTGCTCATTAAAAATTGGTTGTCTGGCTATAAACACCTTATCTCCTCCCTTTTGATCGATCAATAGGCAATTGCAAAGTGCCGTGAGCTTTGTGTTCAGTTTCGCACAAAACAACTTCTACACGGTACGACGGACAGTTCGATGTTTTTTAATTTTGCACTTACCTAGCTTGATCAACAACGAATAAAATGAACGCGACCTTTAAATTAATTTCATCATAGCACTATCATAAATATTAAACAAGTTATAAATTGAAATTCAATTTACGTGATTGATAAGAATAATCCAGATAAATTCTAACATCGGATTTCATTGTAATTATTTTATTTTTTTTCAGGTTTTCCATACAAAAATTTACCTTTAAATGTCAACTTGCCGTTAGCGTTATAGGAGCGTCCTTCCCCATGCCAGACGCCATTCAAAAAATCTCCATCATATTTTAATTGACCATTTTCATAATATTCCTTACAATGTCCTGAAGGTACTGAAAGATCTTTTGTGTTTTCCTGACTACTTGGAACTCGTGTAAAATTCCCTTCACATTTAAGCCGTCCATTAACATCGAAAATTCTCCCCTGACCCGAAGCATAACCATTTTTAAAAGTTCCGATGTATTTCAGTTTACCATTTTCTTCATATAGCTTTCCTTGTCCTGACGATACGCCTGCAACAAAATTTCCTTCATATTTTAAATTACCATTTTCATAATATTCTTTACCATTACCTACTTGTATGGCATTCACAAAAATACCTTCTGAAATCAGCTTGTTGTTAATAAACCGTTGCCCAAGAAAACGATTCCCGGCTATGTAATGTCCTACTATGTACCCATCTTTACAAAAGATTTTTATTTGTTGATGATCTACTTGATTTTTATTGTTTTGTTGAGAGCTTAAATAGAACCAGATTCCAATTCCCAAAATAATAATTACAACTAATATTACACTTATCACGGTATCCCTCGCTTAATTCAGTAACTTTTATAACCAACTTGAAGTACCTTTTAGGATTAAACAGTTCGGCCTAAAAATTTTTCATATTTTAAAATTTCAGAAATTTAATTCATTCATTTAACTGTAATCTCAAACGAACCTTGATTTTATCCCAAATTAGAGATATAATTTTTATATCACTTTTATTAGTGATCAAACGTTAATACTTAGACTCACAGGAGGATTTTTAACATGGCTATAGTATGGACCCCTGATTTATCTGTTGGTGTCAATAACATTGATGCTCAACATCAACAATTATTTAAAAAAGCGGATGAGCTTTTTGAAGCCGGAAAAAACGGCAAATCTAAAGAAGTCATCGGACAGTTACTGAATTTTTTGGATACCTACACGCAACAGCACTTTAAGGACGAAGAAACTTATATGGCAAGTATCAAATACCCCGAATTACCGGCACAGCAAGCTGCTCATAAAGCTTTTGTGAGCGAATTGACAAAGCTTAAAAATGAATTCGAAAAATCAGGTGGTAATATCTGTGTCATAATCAATGCCAACCAAATGGTTGTTGATTGGTTAACTAAACATATATCCGGAATGGATAAAAAAATTGGTAATTACGCTAAAACCTTATAAA
This is a stretch of genomic DNA from Acetobacterium woodii DSM 1030. It encodes these proteins:
- a CDS encoding calcium/sodium antiporter, with protein sequence MSVIFLIVGLILLVKGADYFVDGSSSIAKRLNIPSIVIGLTLVAFGTSAPELAVSISGSINEANGIVFGNVVGSNIVNILFILGLSAFITPINIKTKTIFKEMPFAILTTIAMMLMVMDGLINGDPVSTISRSEGWILLLFFAIYLYSMVEITISDNEESQEQIPIMPIAKSIFFTISGLIAIIWGADLVVKGAIEIATIMGLSETVIGLTIVAIGTSLPELITSVMAAKKGENDIAVGNIVGSCIFNVLLVLGISGVIYPINISPENYSDLWILLVSMLIVVPMMYTSKKISRCEGILMIFGYVGYTAFIIARTALS
- a CDS encoding EAL and HDOD domain-containing protein codes for the protein MKQNDMIIPLLIMIISLQSKDEDYSGGPMFIARQPIFNNELEVYGYELLFRLNSNSTQFGGISSQGATAMVITGLFESGLDSLIEDKIAFINFDEIFIHSNALELIKPERMIVEMLENIEVSSHLVDRLTDIKKNGYSIALDDFAQTYQTYPLTPLADIIKYDIMVTPLDTIVSDIATGIAQGKILLAEKVETLEEFLKAKEMGFKLFQGYFFSKPSIAGRSFNTSPSQIQYLRLMAEINKDEPSFDLLADLIEQDVTLSYRLLRLASFRAGSELISSIKFALSYIGLREFERWISILMIHDLGKDKPKELIKISLIRTRFAESLAKRAKMLSLEHESAVMGLFSTLDAIMDQPMSEVLSEVSLPQSILDALIHGEGILFPIYELMISYEQGNWPVVEAISETLNIEDYSIYHAYREAIKWANDVILNIT
- a CDS encoding EAL and HDOD domain-containing protein; its protein translation is MFIARQPIFNEQLEVYGYELLFRLTHHSNQFGGVSSRGATAAVITGLFESGIENIVEDKLAFINFDEIFIHSNAIELIKPDRLVVEMLEKIKINDILLERLKIIKEKGYKIALDDFEEDYQSYPLTSLADIIKYDLMITPLETIKNDVILAIKQGKILLAEKVETQNEFRQAKNMGFSLFQGYFFSKPIIAGYSASKSLTKNQYFLLISELKKEDPSYNVLADLIQQDVTLAYQVVRMASVRAKHDFVTSIQFALTYIGLNKIERWLNILMLHDLVKDKPLELMKISIIRSRFAESLARRANMTVSSQHEASMMGLFSVLDGILDQSMDDALKGISIPPSIYDALLKERGFLYPIYQLMLAYEKGDWKTTSRVSQELNIEEHILYHDYRKAIQWANEVLLSIS
- a CDS encoding toxin-antitoxin system YwqK family antitoxin, producing MISVILVVIIILGIGIWFYLSSQQNNKNQVDHQQIKIFCKDGYIVGHYIAGNRFLGQRFINNKLISEGIFVNAIQVGNGKEYYENGNLKYEGNFVAGVSSGQGKLYEENGKLKYIGTFKNGYASGQGRIFDVNGRLKCEGNFTRVPSSQENTKDLSVPSGHCKEYYENGQLKYDGDFLNGVWHGEGRSYNANGKLTFKGKFLYGKPEKK
- a CDS encoding bacteriohemerythrin, which gives rise to MAIVWTPDLSVGVNNIDAQHQQLFKKADELFEAGKNGKSKEVIGQLLNFLDTYTQQHFKDEETYMASIKYPELPAQQAAHKAFVSELTKLKNEFEKSGGNICVIINANQMVVDWLTKHISGMDKKIGNYAKTL